Proteins from a single region of Thunnus albacares chromosome 16, fThuAlb1.1, whole genome shotgun sequence:
- the LOC122999728 gene encoding proto-oncogene c-Fos-like isoform X2 has product MHPDSSAEFDSSSSCSTASPGGDTPGCSQHPPDSLSSSVDNTKDVETSAADSFVPTVTAISSSPDLRWMVQPTVITSVSPSSSRAKPKTHGANQSSSPAGANKAKPSNRKGQKAQPSKEEEERRRIRRERNKIAAAKCRNRRRELIDTLQAETDMLEEEKSGLQTEIAELLKEKERLEQVLASHKPSCKLPANGSDDDDDDDEDNDVNTMLQDPPASPQLLSILENGKTPESNATIGEAAIGQDMDSIPCIPAAAILGNSNILLCSSAEEEVLEDLKGDDLDDLVPSLEMAVTAETAASVPDIDLSGPFGLSDWETLYKSVANDLESLSTPVMSSSPTCSNYRTVFSFNYSEIDSLAEGCESLKGILGASEFKKDSLNSPTLLAL; this is encoded by the exons ATGCATCCAGACTCCAGCGCTGAGTTCGACTCATCGTCCAGCTGTAGCACAGCATCGCCTGGCGGGGACACCCCTGGGTGCAGCCAGCATCCTCCTGACTCGCTTTCATCATCAGTGGACAACACCAAG gatgtTGAGACCAGTGCAGCAGACTCCTTTGTTCCGACTGTGACTGCAATCTCAAGCTCGCCGGATCTAAGGTGGATGGTGCAGCCGACAGTCATCACATCTGTCTCTCCGTCATCCAGCCGTGCAAAGCCCAAAACTCATGGTGCGAACCAGTCGTCTTCCCCGGCAGGTGCAAACAAGGCGAAGCCCTCCAACAGGAAAGGGCAAAAAGCGCAG CCTtccaaggaggaggaggaaaggaggaggatcAGGAGGGAGAGGAACAAAATTGCTGCAGCAAAGTGTCGTAACAGGCGGAGGGAGCTGATAGACACTCTGCAAGCT GAGACTGACATGCTCGAAGAAGAGAAATCCGGTCTCCAGACGGAGATCGCCGAGCtcctgaaggagaaggagagactGGAGCAGGTCTTAGCCTCCCACAAACCCTCCTGCAAACTCCCTGCAAATggtagtgatgatgatgatgatgatgatgaggataaTGATGTGAACACAATGCTGCAGGACCCTCCGGCTTCCCCACAGCTGCTGTCCATCTTAGAGAATGGAAAAACCCCAGAGAGCAACGCAACAATCGGAGAAGCCGCCATTGGTCAAGACATGGACAGCATCCCTTGTATCCCTGCTGCAGCCATTTTGGGGAACTCCAACATCCTGCTGTGTTCCAGTGCAGAAGAAGAGGTTCTGGAGGACTTAAAAGGAGACGACCTGGATGACTTGGTGCCCAGCCTTGAGATGGCGGTGACGGCTGAGACGGCCGCCTCCGTCCCCGACATAGACCTGAGCGGCCCCTTCGGCCTCTCAGACTGGGAAACGTTGTACAAATCTGTGGCAAACGACCTTGAATCTTTGAGCACACCAGTCATGTCTTCCAGTCCCACTTGTAGCAATTATCGCAcagtgttttcctttaattacTCCGAGATTGATTCCCTGGCTGAGGGCTGCGAGAGCCTCAAAGGCATCCTCGGTGCATCTGAGTTCAAGAAAGATAGTCTCAACTCTCCAACACTTCTGGCCTTGTGA
- the LOC122999728 gene encoding proto-oncogene c-Fos-like isoform X1 codes for MARPVHSAIGCLKRATNLLLELYSYAETDENMHPDSSAEFDSSSSCSTASPGGDTPGCSQHPPDSLSSSVDNTKDVETSAADSFVPTVTAISSSPDLRWMVQPTVITSVSPSSSRAKPKTHGANQSSSPAGANKAKPSNRKGQKAQPSKEEEERRRIRRERNKIAAAKCRNRRRELIDTLQAETDMLEEEKSGLQTEIAELLKEKERLEQVLASHKPSCKLPANGSDDDDDDDEDNDVNTMLQDPPASPQLLSILENGKTPESNATIGEAAIGQDMDSIPCIPAAAILGNSNILLCSSAEEEVLEDLKGDDLDDLVPSLEMAVTAETAASVPDIDLSGPFGLSDWETLYKSVANDLESLSTPVMSSSPTCSNYRTVFSFNYSEIDSLAEGCESLKGILGASEFKKDSLNSPTLLAL; via the exons ATGGCTCGACCGGTCCATTCGGCGATTGGCTGCTTAAAGAGAGCGACAAATCTGTTGCTGGAGCTCTATTCATATGCAGAGACAG atGAGAACATGCATCCAGACTCCAGCGCTGAGTTCGACTCATCGTCCAGCTGTAGCACAGCATCGCCTGGCGGGGACACCCCTGGGTGCAGCCAGCATCCTCCTGACTCGCTTTCATCATCAGTGGACAACACCAAG gatgtTGAGACCAGTGCAGCAGACTCCTTTGTTCCGACTGTGACTGCAATCTCAAGCTCGCCGGATCTAAGGTGGATGGTGCAGCCGACAGTCATCACATCTGTCTCTCCGTCATCCAGCCGTGCAAAGCCCAAAACTCATGGTGCGAACCAGTCGTCTTCCCCGGCAGGTGCAAACAAGGCGAAGCCCTCCAACAGGAAAGGGCAAAAAGCGCAG CCTtccaaggaggaggaggaaaggaggaggatcAGGAGGGAGAGGAACAAAATTGCTGCAGCAAAGTGTCGTAACAGGCGGAGGGAGCTGATAGACACTCTGCAAGCT GAGACTGACATGCTCGAAGAAGAGAAATCCGGTCTCCAGACGGAGATCGCCGAGCtcctgaaggagaaggagagactGGAGCAGGTCTTAGCCTCCCACAAACCCTCCTGCAAACTCCCTGCAAATggtagtgatgatgatgatgatgatgatgaggataaTGATGTGAACACAATGCTGCAGGACCCTCCGGCTTCCCCACAGCTGCTGTCCATCTTAGAGAATGGAAAAACCCCAGAGAGCAACGCAACAATCGGAGAAGCCGCCATTGGTCAAGACATGGACAGCATCCCTTGTATCCCTGCTGCAGCCATTTTGGGGAACTCCAACATCCTGCTGTGTTCCAGTGCAGAAGAAGAGGTTCTGGAGGACTTAAAAGGAGACGACCTGGATGACTTGGTGCCCAGCCTTGAGATGGCGGTGACGGCTGAGACGGCCGCCTCCGTCCCCGACATAGACCTGAGCGGCCCCTTCGGCCTCTCAGACTGGGAAACGTTGTACAAATCTGTGGCAAACGACCTTGAATCTTTGAGCACACCAGTCATGTCTTCCAGTCCCACTTGTAGCAATTATCGCAcagtgttttcctttaattacTCCGAGATTGATTCCCTGGCTGAGGGCTGCGAGAGCCTCAAAGGCATCCTCGGTGCATCTGAGTTCAAGAAAGATAGTCTCAACTCTCCAACACTTCTGGCCTTGTGA
- the LOC122999729 gene encoding proto-oncogene c-Fos-like — MFTAFNTECDSSSRCTTASPSGDNLGYYPSPAGSYSSMGSPQSQDFTDLTASSASFIPTVTAISTSPDLQWMVQPLISSVAPSHRVHPYSPSPAYSRPAMKSAASKAHNSPKRGRADQVSAEEEEKRRIRRERNKQAAAKCRNRRRELTDTLQAETDMLEDEKSSLQNDIANLLKEKERLEFILAAHQPICKIPSELDTDFPMVSISPAQPQTTNTVVSTIPSSQPTFTSTSNSIFSTSSISSSSVLSTATISSSTMKMTDLDASVLEESLDLLAKTEMETARSVPEVDLSNSLYTTQDWEPLHVSANTTDFEPLCTPVVTCTPACTTYTSSFVFTFPEAETFPTCGVAHRRGSNSNDQSSDSLSSPTLLAL, encoded by the exons ATGTTCACCGCTTTCAACACGGAGTGCGACTCTTCCTCCCGTTGCACCACCGCTTCCCCGTCCGGTGACAATCTGGGATATTATCCGTCACCAGCGGGATCTTACTCCAGCATGGGATCCCCCCAGTCTCAG GATTTCACTGACCTGACAGCATCAAGTGCCTCCTTCATCCCAACTGTCACAGCCATCTCGACAAGCCCGGACCTGCAGTGGATGGTCCAGCCTTTGATCTCCTCAGTGGCCCCTTCTCACAGAGTTCACCCCTACAGCCCCAGCCCTGCCTACTCCAGACCAGCCATGAAGTCTGCAGCATCCAAGGCTCACAACTCTCCCAAGAGGGGCAGAGCAGATCAG GTTTctgctgaggaggaagagaagaggagaattcgcagagagagaaacaagcaGGCAGCAGCAAAATGCCGCAACAGGAGGCGAGAGCTTACCGACACTCTGCAAGCT GAAACTGATATGCTGGAGGATGAGAAGTCCAGCCTTCAGAATGATATCGCTAACCTTttaaaggagaaggagagactGGAGTTCATTCTGGCGGCGCACCAGCCTATCTGCAAAATCCCCTCAGAGCTTGACACAGATTTCCCCATGGTGTCCATTTCTCCTGCCCAGCCGCAGACCACCAACACAGTGGTGTCCACCATCCCTTCCAGCCAGCCAAccttcacctccacctccaaCTCCATCTTCTCCACAAGCAGCATTAGCAGCAGCTCCGTCCTCTCCACCGCCACCATCTCCAGCAGCACGATGAAGATGACAGACCTGGACGCCTCCGTCCTGGAGGAGTCTCTGGATCTGCTGGcaaagacagagatggagacgGCGAGGTCAGTGCCAGAGGTCGACCTGTCCAACTCCCTCTACACAACTCAGGACTGGGAGCCTCTCCATGTCTCAGCCAACACCACTGACTTTGAGCCCCTGTGCACGCCAGTGGTGACCTGCACCCCGGCGTGCACCACCTATACTTCTTCATTCGTGTTTACCTTCCCAGAGGCGGAGACCTTCCCCACCTGTGGCGTTGCACACAGGAGAGGAAGCAACAGCAACGACCAGTCCTCTGACTCCCTCAGCTCACCAACCCTGCTGGCCCTTTAA
- the tmed10 gene encoding transmembrane emp24 domain-containing protein 10 produces MARLAVLVLLPVLIESVFSISFFLPVNSRKCLREEIHKDVLVTGEYEISEQANTKTNLKITDSSSHTLYSKEDATKGKFAFTTEDYDMFEVCFESKSPMGTGRVPDQLVNLDMKHGVEAKNYEEIAKVEKLKPLEVELRRLEDLSESIVNDFAYMKKREEEMRDTNESTNTRVLYFSIFSMCCLIGLATWQVFYLRRFFKAKKLIE; encoded by the exons ATGGCTCGACTCGCTGTGCTAGTGCTGTTACCGGTCCTTATTGAATCGGTTTTTTCCATATCTTTCTTTTTACCGGTCAACTCAAGAAAGTGTTTACGGGAGGAGATCCATAAAGACGTTCTCGTCACGGGAGAATATGAAATAAGCGAACAGGCGAACACCAAAACTAACCTGAAG atcaCAGACTCCTCCAGTCACACTCTTTACTCCAAGGAAGATGCAACAAAAGGAAAGTTTGCATTCACCACAGAGGACTATGATATGTTTGAGGTGTGCTTTGAGAGCAAATCCCCCATGG GAACTGGAAGAGTGCCTGACCAGCTGGTCAATCTGGACATGAAGCATGGTGTGGAGGCTAAAAACTATGAAGAG aTTGCTAAAGTGGAGAAGCTGAAGCCTCTGGAGGTCGAACTGAGACGACTGGAGGACCTGTCTGAGTCCATCGTCAATGACTTTGCTTacatgaaaaagagagaggaggagatgcgGGACACCAATG AGTCCACCAACACACGTGTGCTGTACTTCAGCATATTTTCCATGTGCTGTCTCATTGGGCTGGCCACATGGCAGGTCTTCTACTTGCGGCGCTTCTTCAAGGCAAAGAAGCTGATCGAGTAG